In Rahnella variigena, one DNA window encodes the following:
- a CDS encoding protein adenylyltransferase SelO, producing the protein MPQFEHHYADQLPGFYTALQPTPLKGARLLYHSESLAQALGLDESLFGADHREYWCGEKFFPGMQPLAQVYSGHQFGVWAGQLGDGRGILLGEQVLPGGKRFDWHLKGAGLTPYSRMGDGRAVLRSVVREFLASEALHHLSIPTTRALTIATSDEPVFREQPERGAMLIRVAESHIRFGHFEHFYYRKQPEQVKQLADYVIAHHWPELLESEPVESLRYQRWFTEVVERTASLMAQWQSVGFAHGVMNTDNMSILGLTIDYGPFGFLDDYQPGYICNHSDHQGRYSYDNQPAVAYWNLHRLAQTLSGLMTTEQLQAALGEYEPALMKAYGTLMRGKLGFFTENKQDNDLLTGLLSLMAKEGRDFTQTFRLLSHTEQQQARSPLRDEFIDREAFDSWYQAYRQRLLTEEVADATRQDAMKQCNPRIILRNYLAQQAIERAEKDDISVLTQLHQALRDPYSDAPQYDAMAALPPDWGKHLEISCSS; encoded by the coding sequence ATGCCACAATTCGAACACCATTATGCAGACCAACTGCCCGGTTTTTACACCGCGCTGCAACCGACGCCACTAAAAGGTGCGCGTCTGCTTTACCATAGCGAGTCGCTGGCGCAGGCGCTGGGGCTGGATGAATCTCTTTTCGGCGCTGACCACCGCGAATACTGGTGCGGTGAGAAATTCTTTCCGGGCATGCAGCCTTTGGCGCAGGTCTACAGCGGGCATCAGTTTGGTGTCTGGGCTGGGCAGCTGGGTGACGGGCGTGGCATTCTGCTTGGCGAACAGGTTTTGCCTGGCGGAAAGCGTTTTGACTGGCACCTGAAGGGCGCCGGACTGACGCCGTATTCGCGCATGGGTGATGGTCGCGCAGTATTACGGTCCGTCGTCCGTGAGTTTCTGGCTTCAGAAGCGCTGCATCATTTATCGATTCCAACCACCCGCGCATTGACGATTGCAACAAGCGATGAGCCTGTATTTCGCGAACAGCCGGAGCGCGGTGCGATGCTGATCCGCGTGGCTGAAAGCCATATTCGTTTCGGGCATTTCGAGCATTTCTATTACCGTAAACAGCCGGAACAGGTGAAGCAACTGGCAGATTATGTCATTGCTCATCATTGGCCGGAATTGCTGGAAAGTGAACCGGTTGAATCTTTGCGTTATCAGCGCTGGTTTACGGAAGTGGTGGAACGCACCGCCAGTTTGATGGCGCAATGGCAAAGCGTTGGATTCGCTCATGGTGTGATGAATACCGACAATATGTCTATTCTCGGGCTGACTATCGACTATGGTCCGTTCGGCTTTCTGGATGATTATCAGCCGGGTTACATCTGTAATCATTCTGACCATCAGGGGCGTTACAGCTACGATAATCAACCTGCCGTAGCCTACTGGAATCTACACCGGTTGGCGCAGACGCTGTCCGGTCTGATGACTACGGAACAGTTACAGGCGGCGCTCGGTGAGTATGAACCGGCGCTGATGAAAGCGTACGGTACACTGATGCGAGGAAAGCTGGGCTTCTTTACCGAGAATAAACAGGACAACGACCTGCTGACCGGTCTGCTGAGCCTGATGGCGAAAGAGGGCAGGGACTTCACTCAAACCTTCAGGTTGTTAAGTCATACTGAGCAACAACAGGCCCGCTCGCCGCTGCGGGATGAATTTATTGATCGTGAGGCTTTCGACAGCTGGTATCAGGCTTATCGCCAGCGTCTGCTGACGGAGGAAGTGGCTGACGCGACGCGCCAGGACGCGATGAAACAGTGTAATCCGAGAATTATATTAAGGAATTACCTGGCGCAGCAGGCCATTGAACGTGCCGAAAAAGATGACATCAGTGTGCTGACTCAACTGCATCAGGCGTTGCGCGATCCATACAGTGACGCGCCGCAATATGACGCGATGGCGGCACTGCCGCCGGACTGGGGAAAGCATCTGGAAATATCCTGCTCGAGCTGA
- the arnE gene encoding 4-amino-4-deoxy-L-arabinose-phosphoundecaprenol flippase subunit ArnE, whose product MTGFLLVLAVSVITCAGQLCQKQAAQVSADGMACVLRWLGLAVLLLGIGMLLWLRVLQLLPLSLAYPMLSLNFVLITLCARWFFHEHVDGRHWCGVALIMSGIALMSVSL is encoded by the coding sequence ATGACCGGATTCCTTCTGGTGCTGGCAGTCAGTGTGATCACCTGTGCCGGCCAGCTTTGTCAGAAGCAGGCCGCTCAGGTGTCCGCTGACGGTATGGCGTGCGTTCTGCGCTGGCTCGGGCTGGCGGTGCTTTTGCTTGGCATCGGCATGCTCTTGTGGCTGCGGGTGTTACAACTGCTGCCGCTGAGTCTGGCGTATCCGATGCTCAGTCTGAATTTCGTCCTGATCACATTGTGTGCCCGCTGGTTTTTCCATGAACACGTCGACGGGCGCCACTGGTGTGGCGTCGCGTTAATCATGTCAGGGATTGCACTGATGAGTGTCAGCTTATGA
- the arnF gene encoding 4-amino-4-deoxy-L-arabinose-phosphoundecaprenol flippase subunit ArnF, producing the protein MKGYLWGGGSVLLVTAAQLLMKWGMVQIPWIALSAIDTSFILSHLSALTAVFLGLCGYVFSMGCWFFALRHLPLNRAYTLLSLSYALVYIAAVTLPWFNESISLTKTLGGLLILSGVCLIHSKPVKKSQ; encoded by the coding sequence ATGAAAGGCTATTTGTGGGGCGGGGGCAGCGTCTTACTGGTAACAGCAGCGCAGTTGCTGATGAAATGGGGGATGGTGCAGATCCCGTGGATTGCTCTGTCTGCCATTGACACCTCGTTTATTCTTAGCCATTTAAGCGCACTGACTGCCGTGTTTTTGGGGTTATGCGGGTATGTATTCTCGATGGGCTGCTGGTTCTTTGCCTTACGGCATCTGCCGCTCAACCGCGCTTATACCTTGCTGAGTCTGAGTTATGCGCTGGTGTATATCGCGGCGGTCACCTTGCCCTGGTTCAATGAAAGCATCAGCTTAACCAAAACGCTGGGCGGTTTACTTATCTTGTCCGGTGTTTGCCTGATCCACAGTAAACCTGTCAAAAAGTCTCAATGA
- a CDS encoding hemin-degrading factor, which yields MHSVHYQDYLQAKDANPGKYARDLAEILGISEAELTALRVSHDAARLDVDARTLLAALENVGGTKSITRNDFAVHEQQGRYENQHLSGHAGLILNPRALDLRLFLQHWQHIFSMSETTARGVRHSIQFFDAHGDAVHKVYNTDETDMAAWDALIAQYKTDVNPPLQIEAAPSTPARKAADASAIDADWRAMTDVHQFFQLLKRHDITRQQAFEAVGDDLAWRVENGSLTRLLNIAKEDQNEIMIFVGNRGCVQIFTGQIEKVMPHGEWINVFNERFTLHLVESAITQSWITRKPTKDGFVTSLELFAADGTQIAQLYGQRTEGTPEQTQWREQLAQLSGEGVAA from the coding sequence ATGCATTCAGTTCACTATCAGGATTATTTACAGGCTAAAGACGCGAACCCGGGTAAATATGCCCGCGATCTGGCGGAAATTTTGGGTATCAGTGAGGCAGAATTAACTGCATTACGTGTTTCCCATGATGCCGCACGACTTGATGTTGATGCCCGCACATTGCTGGCTGCTCTGGAAAATGTCGGTGGAACAAAATCGATTACCCGCAACGATTTTGCCGTTCATGAACAACAAGGTCGTTATGAAAACCAGCATCTGAGTGGTCATGCTGGCCTGATTCTGAACCCGCGCGCGCTGGATTTGCGCCTGTTCCTGCAACACTGGCAGCATATTTTCAGTATGTCTGAAACCACGGCTCGTGGCGTTCGCCACAGTATTCAGTTTTTTGATGCTCACGGCGATGCAGTGCATAAAGTCTATAACACCGATGAAACCGATATGGCGGCTTGGGACGCGCTGATTGCGCAGTACAAAACCGACGTCAATCCGCCATTGCAGATTGAAGCTGCGCCATCGACTCCGGCCCGGAAAGCGGCTGATGCCAGTGCTATCGATGCAGACTGGCGCGCTATGACTGACGTTCATCAGTTCTTCCAGTTGCTGAAACGCCATGACATCACCCGTCAGCAGGCCTTTGAAGCAGTCGGCGATGACCTGGCATGGCGCGTGGAAAATGGTTCCCTGACCCGTTTGCTGAATATCGCCAAAGAAGACCAAAACGAAATTATGATTTTCGTGGGCAACCGTGGCTGTGTGCAGATCTTCACCGGCCAGATTGAAAAAGTGATGCCACACGGTGAGTGGATCAACGTGTTCAATGAACGCTTCACGCTGCATCTGGTGGAAAGCGCCATCACACAAAGCTGGATAACCCGTAAGCCAACCAAAGACGGTTTCGTCACCAGTCTGGAATTGTTTGCTGCCGATGGTACTCAGATTGCCCAGCTTTACGGACAGCGTACCGAAGGCACGCCGGAACAGACTCAGTGGCGCGAGCAGCTGGCACAACTCAGTGGCGAAGGCGTTGCAGCATGA
- the arnT gene encoding lipid IV(A) 4-amino-4-deoxy-L-arabinosyltransferase → MSKTIKGVWSTMILVFFALVYLVPLNTRLLWQPDETRYAEISREMLQRGDWVVPHLLGLRYFEKPVAGYWFNNISQMIFGESNFAVRFGSVFSTMLSAILVFWLANLMWRNRQTAYTAVLIYLSTLLVFSIGTYSVLDPMITLWMTAAMVATWFCLRVSRTPQKAMSWIALGLACGMGFMTKGFLALALPVIAVLPIVWREKRFKTLFGWGPLAILSAVVLSLPWVLAIARHEPDFWNYFFWVEHIQRFAESDAQHKAPFWFYLPVLCLGVLPWLGLLPGALREGWTQRVMRPELFFLLSWAIMPLIFFSIAKGKLPTYILPCIAPVALLMADHLEQIRQSGKLRALKANGVINIIFGVLMAVAVLVISGILPLHVKAVFTRTEMPRALIGILCFAVWALAGAMSLTDVKKRWYWGAICPLVLALLVGQAMPQKIIDSKQPQDFLQQHNDLLQDSRFILADNVGVATAVAWSLKRSDILMFDEKGELQYGLSYPDAKDNFIDAAGFPAWLQKARQEGNVSVILRLDRNAHVKSTMPAADQTVKFDRQAILFYKKLP, encoded by the coding sequence ATGTCGAAAACAATTAAAGGCGTATGGAGCACCATGATCCTGGTGTTCTTCGCGCTCGTTTACCTTGTTCCTCTTAATACCCGCCTGTTATGGCAACCTGATGAAACCCGATATGCCGAAATCAGCCGCGAAATGCTTCAGCGCGGCGACTGGGTTGTGCCTCATCTGCTCGGATTGCGCTATTTTGAAAAACCGGTGGCAGGTTACTGGTTTAACAATATCAGCCAGATGATTTTCGGTGAAAGCAACTTTGCGGTGCGTTTTGGTTCAGTATTCAGCACTATGCTGAGCGCCATTCTGGTGTTCTGGCTGGCAAATCTGATGTGGCGTAATCGTCAGACCGCTTACACTGCCGTGTTGATCTACCTTTCCACCCTGCTGGTGTTCAGTATCGGTACCTACAGCGTTCTTGATCCGATGATCACGCTTTGGATGACTGCGGCTATGGTGGCGACCTGGTTCTGCCTGCGGGTTTCGCGTACACCGCAAAAAGCCATGAGCTGGATAGCGCTTGGACTGGCCTGCGGTATGGGCTTTATGACCAAAGGGTTTCTGGCGCTGGCGCTGCCGGTGATTGCAGTTCTGCCGATTGTCTGGCGTGAAAAGCGTTTCAAAACCCTGTTTGGCTGGGGACCGCTGGCGATTCTCAGTGCTGTGGTTCTCAGTCTGCCGTGGGTGCTGGCGATTGCGCGGCATGAACCTGATTTCTGGAATTACTTCTTCTGGGTCGAGCATATTCAGCGATTTGCAGAATCGGATGCCCAACATAAAGCGCCGTTCTGGTTCTATTTGCCTGTGCTCTGTCTGGGCGTTCTGCCGTGGCTCGGTCTGTTGCCGGGAGCACTGCGCGAGGGCTGGACTCAGCGCGTCATGCGCCCGGAGCTGTTCTTCCTGCTGAGCTGGGCGATTATGCCGCTGATCTTCTTCAGCATCGCCAAAGGAAAACTGCCGACTTACATTCTGCCGTGCATAGCGCCGGTTGCCTTGCTGATGGCCGATCATCTTGAACAAATCCGTCAGTCAGGGAAGTTACGCGCACTGAAAGCGAATGGCGTCATTAACATCATTTTTGGTGTTCTGATGGCGGTCGCCGTACTGGTGATATCCGGCATTCTGCCGCTCCACGTTAAAGCGGTCTTTACCCGTACGGAGATGCCCCGCGCTCTGATTGGTATTCTCTGTTTTGCCGTGTGGGCGCTGGCAGGGGCAATGTCACTGACCGATGTGAAAAAACGTTGGTACTGGGGCGCTATCTGTCCGCTGGTATTGGCGCTGCTGGTCGGGCAGGCTATGCCGCAGAAAATTATAGATTCAAAACAACCTCAGGACTTTTTACAACAGCACAACGACCTGTTGCAGGACAGCCGTTTTATCCTGGCAGATAATGTCGGCGTAGCCACTGCGGTTGCCTGGTCGCTGAAGCGCAGTGATATTCTGATGTTTGATGAAAAAGGCGAGCTGCAATACGGATTAAGTTATCCTGATGCTAAAGATAACTTTATTGATGCGGCTGGCTTCCCGGCATGGCTGCAGAAAGCCCGTCAGGAAGGAAATGTTTCTGTGATCCTCAGACTTGACCGCAATGCGCATGTGAAATCAACAATGCCGGCTGCTGACCAAACAGTGAAGTTTGATCGTCAGGCGATACTGTTCTACAAAAAACTGCCATGA
- a CDS encoding GNAT family N-acetyltransferase, translating to MSVALWLKETVLKNRTISLHPLRHDHADALAEAAADGELWELWFTSVPRPDTVGKYIDDALSEQAAGRALPFVVVHNETRKVIGTTRFSNADVKNHRLEIGFTWYAQRFQRTSVNTECKALMLEYAFEQLQAIAVEFRTHWHNHKSRAAITRLGAKQDGVLRNHSKNADGSYRDTVVFSIIDHEWLMVKRSLQHKLSRG from the coding sequence ATGTCAGTCGCGTTATGGTTAAAAGAAACGGTTCTGAAAAACCGTACAATCAGTTTGCATCCCTTACGTCATGACCATGCAGATGCACTGGCTGAAGCCGCTGCCGATGGCGAATTATGGGAGCTGTGGTTTACCTCCGTCCCGCGCCCGGATACGGTTGGAAAGTATATTGATGATGCCCTGAGTGAACAGGCGGCAGGACGCGCTTTGCCGTTCGTTGTTGTCCATAACGAAACCCGGAAAGTCATCGGCACGACGCGATTTTCCAACGCCGATGTAAAAAATCACCGGCTGGAAATTGGGTTTACCTGGTATGCGCAACGTTTCCAGCGAACCTCTGTGAATACCGAATGTAAGGCACTGATGCTGGAGTATGCGTTTGAACAACTTCAGGCGATTGCCGTCGAATTCAGGACTCACTGGCATAATCATAAATCACGTGCAGCAATTACCCGCCTGGGGGCTAAACAGGATGGCGTCTTACGCAATCACAGCAAAAATGCTGACGGCAGCTATCGTGACACCGTGGTGTTTTCCATCATTGACCATGAATGGCTGATGGTGAAGAGAAGCCTGCAACACAAGCTGAGCCGTGGCTGA
- a CDS encoding NlpC/P60 family protein, protein MRWSSVSMYSLLAVAALILNGCSSHAPPPSGRFADSITVVAELNDQLSQWHGAPYRYGGLQPSGVDCSGFVFRTYRDRFGVVLPRTTADQTKIGTKVSRDELLPGDLVFFKTGSGENGLHVGIYDTADQFIHASTSQGVTRSSLDNVYWRKVYWQARRI, encoded by the coding sequence ATGCGCTGGTCGTCCGTATCCATGTATTCCCTGCTGGCTGTTGCCGCGTTAATTCTTAACGGTTGCAGCAGCCACGCGCCACCGCCAAGTGGCCGGTTTGCTGATTCTATTACCGTGGTTGCCGAGCTAAATGACCAGCTCAGTCAATGGCACGGTGCGCCTTATCGCTATGGCGGTTTACAACCCAGCGGCGTGGATTGCTCGGGCTTTGTTTTTCGTACTTATCGCGATCGTTTTGGTGTAGTTTTGCCAAGAACGACGGCCGATCAAACGAAAATTGGCACAAAAGTTTCCCGTGATGAACTGCTTCCCGGCGATCTGGTTTTCTTTAAAACCGGCAGCGGGGAGAACGGCTTGCACGTCGGGATTTACGATACCGCAGACCAGTTTATTCACGCCTCAACCAGTCAGGGCGTCACGCGTTCTTCGCTCGATAACGTCTACTGGCGCAAAGTGTACTGGCAGGCTCGTCGTATCTGA
- a CDS encoding EAL domain-containing protein: MIVKKVINQLAVPLMFWIKMKIQFDTAFNSSYLCQPVYTIEGKLLAVELICRFSSADSKLVMPTELVLNLLTPPQLLRFLNEQQVWADQHAQWFNDNQVILNISVEEKQVALLLADENLREAFKAHPFIHLNLSESFPQLSQGRNNNQLVTLKQDFTLWLENFGSGNITMAPIFDHLFQWVKLDKNLFWQLYEGEHFTIVMPALIRNVNRFCRNIVVDGLDSQEYFDALHKKDIKGVKGLLWPGVDPAEMDSLLNRPVQFHSSSLPS; the protein is encoded by the coding sequence TTGATAGTCAAAAAGGTTATTAATCAATTAGCAGTGCCGTTGATGTTTTGGATAAAAATGAAAATACAATTCGATACGGCCTTTAACAGTAGCTATCTGTGTCAGCCGGTCTACACCATTGAAGGGAAATTGCTTGCCGTAGAATTAATTTGCCGCTTTTCCAGTGCAGACAGCAAGCTGGTTATGCCCACAGAACTGGTGTTAAACCTTCTCACACCACCGCAATTACTGCGTTTTCTCAATGAACAGCAAGTCTGGGCGGATCAGCATGCCCAATGGTTTAACGATAATCAGGTTATTTTGAATATCAGTGTTGAAGAAAAGCAGGTGGCTTTATTACTCGCGGATGAAAATCTCCGTGAGGCTTTTAAAGCACACCCTTTTATTCATCTCAATCTGAGTGAATCATTTCCGCAGCTTTCTCAGGGCAGAAACAACAACCAACTGGTCACACTGAAGCAAGATTTTACCTTGTGGCTGGAGAACTTTGGCTCCGGGAATATTACGATGGCGCCGATTTTCGACCATCTTTTTCAGTGGGTGAAACTGGATAAAAACCTCTTCTGGCAACTTTATGAGGGTGAACATTTTACGATCGTGATGCCGGCATTAATCCGCAATGTAAACCGTTTTTGCCGCAATATTGTGGTGGACGGGCTGGACAGTCAGGAGTATTTCGATGCATTGCATAAAAAGGATATAAAGGGCGTAAAAGGCCTGTTGTGGCCAGGCGTTGATCCCGCTGAGATGGACAGCCTGCTTAACCGGCCTGTTCAATTTCACTCATCGTCACTGCCGTCTTGA
- a CDS encoding iron ABC transporter permease — protein MSSMSPPMPSRRRSPVWALIGLGGALLVLAILAANTGAMALSLRTLISRPFDDDLWQVWLSIRLPRVLLAVVVGCALASSGTVMQGLFRNPLADPGLLGISSGAALAVALTIVMPLALPPLLALYSHMISAFFGSLAISAIVFTLSRFGHGGLSRLLLAGIAINALCGAAVGVLTYVSDDQQLRQFSLWSMGSLGQAQWPTLAVASSLILPACIAALFMARRLNILQLGEEDAHYLGVNVRRTQLQLLLLSALLVGAAVAVSGVIGFIGLVIPHLLRMRIGADHRWLLPGSAMAGACLLLLADTLARTLVAPAEMPVGLLTSLIGGPYFLWLILRPGVPRNV, from the coding sequence ATGAGCAGCATGAGCCCCCCAATGCCATCACGACGCCGCTCGCCGGTTTGGGCGCTGATCGGACTCGGCGGTGCTCTGCTGGTACTGGCTATTCTGGCGGCCAATACCGGCGCGATGGCATTGTCGCTCAGGACGTTAATTTCGCGTCCTTTTGACGATGACCTTTGGCAGGTCTGGCTGAGCATACGCTTGCCAAGAGTGTTACTGGCTGTGGTGGTCGGCTGTGCGCTCGCCAGCTCCGGTACGGTAATGCAGGGGCTTTTTCGCAATCCCCTCGCAGATCCTGGACTGCTTGGGATCAGCAGCGGTGCAGCGCTGGCGGTTGCACTGACGATTGTCATGCCGCTCGCCCTGCCGCCGCTTCTGGCTCTCTACAGCCATATGATCAGCGCCTTCTTCGGCAGTCTGGCGATTTCAGCTATTGTCTTCACCCTGAGCCGTTTCGGGCATGGCGGGTTATCGCGTTTATTACTGGCGGGGATCGCCATCAATGCACTGTGCGGCGCAGCCGTAGGCGTGCTGACTTATGTCAGTGATGATCAGCAGTTGCGTCAGTTCTCGCTCTGGAGCATGGGCAGTCTGGGACAAGCACAATGGCCGACACTGGCCGTTGCTTCTTCGCTGATCCTGCCTGCCTGCATTGCCGCGTTGTTCATGGCACGCCGTCTGAACATTCTGCAACTGGGGGAGGAAGATGCGCATTATCTGGGCGTGAATGTCCGCCGTACCCAGTTGCAGTTGTTGCTGCTGAGCGCATTGCTGGTCGGTGCCGCGGTGGCGGTTTCGGGCGTTATCGGTTTTATCGGGCTGGTTATCCCGCATCTTTTACGAATGCGTATTGGTGCCGATCACCGCTGGCTGTTGCCCGGTTCAGCCATGGCCGGAGCCTGCCTGTTATTACTGGCGGACACGCTCGCGCGTACACTGGTTGCCCCCGCAGAAATGCCGGTGGGACTGCTGACCAGTTTGATCGGCGGTCCGTATTTTCTCTGGCTGATCCTGCGTCCGGGAGTGCCACGCAATGTCTGA
- a CDS encoding lipoate--protein ligase: MKPLRLLLSDSYDPWFNLAVEDCIFREMTTQRVLFLWRNAETVVIGQAQNPWKECNTRRMEEDGIRLARRSSGGGAVFHDLGNTCFTFMAGKPEYDKSVSTNIILDALKRLGIDASASGRNDLVVQTAEGERKISGSAYRETADRGFHHGTLLLNADLSRLANYLNPDVKKLQAKGITSVRSRVANLSEFVPDINHEQICEAVTAAFFDWYGSSVEPEIISPDVFPDIPGFAERFAKQSSWEWNFGKAPAFSHLLNERFVWGGVDIHFDVEKGSISRAQIFTDSLNPAPLLALADALVGTRYHAQDVGQTGQEIIEQNPAMRAELTELQSWLVRCIQ; this comes from the coding sequence ATGAAACCTCTCAGACTGTTACTTTCCGATTCTTACGATCCCTGGTTCAACCTTGCCGTAGAAGATTGCATTTTCCGCGAAATGACCACTCAGCGGGTGTTATTCCTCTGGCGGAATGCCGAAACGGTGGTGATCGGGCAGGCGCAAAATCCCTGGAAAGAATGTAATACCCGGAGAATGGAAGAAGACGGCATTCGCCTGGCGCGCCGCAGCAGCGGCGGTGGTGCGGTGTTTCATGATCTGGGCAATACCTGCTTTACGTTTATGGCAGGCAAACCGGAATATGATAAAAGTGTCTCGACCAACATTATCCTCGATGCCTTAAAACGTTTGGGGATAGATGCCAGCGCTTCCGGTCGCAACGATCTGGTGGTTCAGACCGCAGAAGGGGAGCGGAAAATCTCGGGGTCCGCTTACCGTGAAACAGCAGATCGCGGGTTTCACCACGGCACATTGCTGCTTAACGCTGATCTGAGCCGTCTGGCAAACTATCTCAATCCTGATGTCAAAAAGCTGCAGGCGAAGGGAATTACGTCAGTGCGCTCAAGGGTGGCGAATCTTAGTGAATTTGTACCGGACATCAACCACGAGCAGATTTGCGAAGCCGTTACTGCCGCTTTCTTTGACTGGTACGGGTCAAGTGTGGAACCGGAAATCATCTCACCGGATGTCTTCCCTGATATTCCGGGCTTCGCGGAGCGGTTTGCTAAACAAAGCAGCTGGGAATGGAATTTTGGCAAGGCACCGGCGTTCAGCCATCTGCTGAACGAGCGTTTTGTCTGGGGCGGCGTGGATATTCACTTTGACGTTGAAAAAGGCAGTATCAGCCGGGCGCAGATTTTCACAGACAGCCTGAACCCTGCGCCGTTACTGGCCTTAGCCGATGCGCTGGTCGGTACGCGCTATCATGCGCAGGATGTGGGGCAAACCGGCCAGGAAATCATTGAGCAGAATCCCGCGATGCGGGCAGAACTGACCGAACTGCAATCCTGGCTGGTGCGTTGTATTCAGTAG
- a CDS encoding heme/hemin ABC transporter substrate-binding protein: MRLSLKALFAASTLLAAPLLHAAEKLVTIGGDVTEIVYALGAGNELVARDSTSLRPKAVLALPDVGYMRQLNTEGILSMHPSMVLSSELAEPSLVLQQLSQNGVKVVRVPGTPSINTVPEKIEVIAAALNRQAEGEKLITTYRSQLSAIRHDALPVKMLFVMSHGGMSSMAAGQNTAADAMITSVGAKNAMQGFSRYRPLSQEGVIASAPDILLLTADGVKTLGGLDQVWKLPGVAMTPAGKNKRVLVLDDMSLLGFGLQTPAVMAQLRQAAEQAK, encoded by the coding sequence ATGAGACTCTCTCTGAAAGCCCTGTTCGCTGCCAGCACTTTGCTGGCAGCACCTTTGCTACATGCGGCTGAAAAACTGGTCACTATCGGCGGAGATGTCACTGAAATTGTTTACGCCCTCGGCGCTGGCAATGAACTGGTGGCGCGAGACAGCACCAGTCTGCGTCCGAAGGCAGTTCTGGCGCTGCCGGATGTGGGTTATATGCGCCAGCTGAATACCGAAGGCATTTTATCAATGCATCCTTCAATGGTACTGAGCAGTGAACTGGCAGAGCCTTCGCTGGTGTTGCAACAGTTATCACAAAATGGCGTGAAAGTTGTCCGTGTGCCGGGTACCCCTTCTATCAATACCGTTCCTGAGAAAATTGAAGTAATCGCCGCGGCCCTCAACCGTCAGGCTGAAGGGGAGAAACTGATCACCACTTATCGTTCACAGCTTTCGGCCATACGTCATGATGCGCTGCCGGTGAAAATGTTGTTTGTGATGAGCCACGGTGGCATGTCTTCTATGGCGGCGGGACAAAATACTGCGGCAGATGCGATGATCACCTCCGTTGGCGCAAAAAATGCCATGCAGGGATTCAGCCGCTACCGCCCGCTTTCTCAGGAAGGGGTGATTGCAAGTGCGCCGGATATTCTTCTGCTGACCGCAGACGGTGTCAAAACGCTCGGCGGGCTGGATCAGGTGTGGAAATTACCGGGTGTAGCGATGACGCCTGCGGGCAAGAACAAACGCGTTTTAGTGCTGGATGATATGTCGCTGCTGGGCTTTGGTCTGCAAACTCCGGCCGTGATGGCGCAACTTCGTCAGGCGGCGGAACAAGCGAAATGA
- a CDS encoding heme ABC transporter ATP-binding protein codes for MSDISSFMMAENLTYSVNGRRLIDDVSMSLESGEMVALIGPNGAGKSTLMRMLTGYLSPQSGQCSMMGKPLNDWQPQELARTRAVMRQNSTLAFGFSVREVLTLGRSPHGQQNMQRALAEVMAQTGCLNLAERDYRQLSGGEQQRVQLARVLIQLWQPEPAPRWLFLDEPTSALDLYHQQHALRLLRHLTQQTPLAVCCVLHDLNLAALYADRIILLHSGKVVASGTPAQVLSEETLSRWYQADVNVCPHPDTALPQVFLRQ; via the coding sequence ATGTCTGATATTTCCTCATTTATGATGGCTGAAAACCTGACGTATTCTGTCAACGGCCGGCGTTTGATTGATGACGTTTCGATGAGTCTGGAAAGCGGCGAGATGGTGGCGCTGATCGGGCCAAACGGTGCCGGTAAATCGACCCTGATGCGGATGTTGACCGGTTATCTGTCACCCCAGTCGGGACAATGTTCGATGATGGGCAAACCGCTGAACGACTGGCAGCCACAAGAACTGGCACGCACACGTGCGGTAATGCGCCAGAACAGTACGCTGGCTTTCGGATTTAGTGTCCGCGAAGTGCTGACACTTGGGCGTTCGCCCCACGGCCAGCAAAATATGCAGCGCGCGCTGGCAGAGGTGATGGCGCAGACAGGCTGTCTGAATCTGGCTGAGCGAGACTATCGCCAGCTATCCGGCGGCGAACAACAGCGCGTTCAGCTGGCACGGGTATTAATCCAGTTGTGGCAACCTGAGCCTGCCCCGCGCTGGCTGTTTCTGGATGAACCGACTTCAGCGCTCGATTTATATCATCAGCAACATGCGCTGCGCCTGTTACGTCATCTGACCCAACAGACACCGCTTGCCGTGTGTTGTGTCCTGCACGATCTAAATCTTGCCGCATTGTATGCCGACCGGATTATCTTGCTGCACAGCGGGAAAGTGGTCGCCAGCGGGACACCAGCTCAGGTGCTGAGCGAAGAAACCCTGAGTCGCTGGTATCAGGCCGATGTAAACGTCTGTCCGCATCCGGACACCGCGTTGCCTCAGGTTTTCCTGCGCCAGTAA